Proteins encoded in a region of the Fusarium falciforme chromosome 6, complete sequence genome:
- a CDS encoding ADF-H domain-containing protein, which yields MLVAHAAAVFRFRPGCDPTGGAMSLNGLDDPKVQEAHEAAVAEPGGWFLLKYASRDEVELLGRGSGGIVEVRNNIAQYDETSPLYGFLRYRRRNVLIKYLPEDCSRLIQARVAVHFNAVCERFSPYDTTFEIADAKELKDTKLSAACSLHAASGSNSSSSSSLRRRRLMEIAEEEEEEQQQRANKRQSLGADQDDERPQTAKSTQEPVTLNSELAASPEASNFTAASTSEVPNFVGADDRPVSPSQSMDGPGRMSSQSSRPELFSYSSYTYGKPKVKLGPRPSLETGNRPQTAGGFRPVSQIPSGLKLFGKGSKRNKSKDETANAEELLAVTENDASVSEEPQIAHTELTRPATSSGVSAPNSPMMPPPLPSKPTISPEKARLMKAMKLREKKKKNLAIKAANASDSPVTSPVTSEEGPLEERLEENQAHTEDDNINNEIESDRPSISNADSGIGLDASSASMNTDQASDLTQTDSHPDSPVIASSEPEISTKASSLSESTDETLHPKSDDAPDDDEKAIDDEVAAEDDASKGPAAATQSQPVAEEKAEGTTAESASEANTSIPDRQTASLVNSGKPETSKIPDTLDTNATTNVNKDDEPLSPSSAALKIPKSKFSTQDLRSANTTPAPEQNARESSPVIVTEDVEEEADTQDVAPETTKLPETKQPKRKAANIEPIRTDFSTDTSRPESQTGHLSDDESLMEELQSATLQEAKPMLVAKSPVTPVFPSPTKGDRSPHIIRTVSNPVRGNFLAPGDVTQSSARSASSGAAYLHKVAQQPVGPNLSKKSNVGSSISQRIKALEKLSANSGEANPIATSRERPSSAFFSVRRSREPSRSPSVADRASSFNRQNLRTPPSRSGSRDESPERTRRTRRERSNSVASRLSMFEPPLTESGGSPGSTRGPESISVTAKIVRDPSQNTAKAMEPPKDPSEYNPVELKQSPLLVDHQKSAPVWTPAALEMPKETLLERRMSKEGRRSESRNSKDSKSRRSSLTVVKDFINDRRKSLTSPSSDTLPSSAAPRSPTRPPSTHHKRLSISSRRSSFSRDKENVLSPSATTESSASGDETKSNSDKSKSRAARFMRRLSSLSSSRGKTTPPTVLSPTVQEEVPEPPRPATTGPPSIVSYMGDVNVQFPDNLLWKRRNMCLDSQGFLILSALPGQSGRAAQGTKRYHLSEFRTPYIPDVEVQELPHSVVLDLIEGSGVQLACMDRAGQVKVLDILRDAHASHAVTFGL from the exons CTGCTTGTCGCCCACGCTGCTGCTGTCTTTCGTTTCCGACCTGGCTGTGACCCGACGGGAGGCGCCATGTCGCTGAATGGCTTAGACGACCCCAAGGTCCAGGAAGCCCACGAGGCCGCCGTCGCCGAACCCGGAGGATG GTTCCTCCTCAAGTACGCGAGTCGCGATGAAGTCGAGTTGTTGGGACGTGGCTCGGGCGGTATTGTCGAGGTGCGCAACAATATCGCCCAGTATGACGAGACAAGTCCCCTATATGGCTTCTTGAGGTATCGGAGGAGAAATGTCTTGATCAAGTATCTCCCCGAGGACTGCTCTCGCCTCATCCAAG CACGCGTGGCCGTTCATTTCAACGCCGTTTGCGAGCGATTCTCCCCTTACGATACCACCTTCGAGATTGCCGACGCCAAGGAACTTAAAGATACCAAGTTATCGGCCGCATGCTCCCTGCATGCCGCCTCAGGGTCcaactcgtcgtcctcgagtTCGCTGCGCAGGAGGCGCCTAATGGAGATtgcggaggaggaagaggaggagcagcagcaacgggCCAACAAACGCCAGTCGCTCGGTGCGGACCAGGATGACGAACGCCCCCAAACGGCCAAATCAACCCAGGAACCCGTGACGCTCAACTCGGAACTGGCTGCGTCCCCTGAGGCGAGCAATTTCACCGCCGCCTCGACCTCCGAGGTGCCCAATTTCGTTGGCGCGGATGATAGGCCCGTTTCTCCTTCACAATCAATGGATGGACCGGGACGGATGTCATCACAATCAAGCCGGCCTGAATTGTTTTCCTATTCATCATACACATACGGCAAACCAAAGGTGAAGCTAGGCCCGCGCCCGTCGCTGGAGACGGGCAACAGGCCTCAGACCGCTGGAGGATTTCGACCAGTTTCGCAGATTCCCTCCGGACTTAAACTATTCGGCAAGGGCTCCAAGAGGAACAAGAGCAAGGACGAAACCGCCAACGCCGAAGAGCTCCTCGCTGTGACCGAGAACGATGCATCTGTTTCGGAGGAGCCGCAGATTGCTCACACAGAACTCACCCGACCTGCCACGAGCTCTGGAGTTTCTGCTCCCAACTCGCCCATGATGCCGCCACCGCTGCCCTCAAAGCCTACTATTTCGCCTGAGAAGGCGAGACTTATGAAGGCGATGAAGCtcagagagaagaagaagaagaacctcGCCATCAAGGCGGCGAACGCCTCTGATTCTCCCGTCACCTCTCCCGTTACCAGCGAGGAGGGGCCCTTGGAGGAGAGGCTCGAGGAGAACCAGGCACACACTGAGGatgacaacatcaacaacgagATCGAGTCGGATcgaccatccatctccaacgcGGACTCTGGCATTGGCCTCGACGCTTCATCAGCATCCATGAACACGGACCAGGCGTCCGACCTTACGCAGACTGACTCTCACCCCGACAGCCCAGTCATTGCATCCTCAGAACCCGAAATATCTACAAAAGCATCTTCGCTATCCGAGTCCACCGATGAAACTCTGCACCCTAAGAGTGACGATGCgcccgacgatgacgagaaagccattgatgatgaagtGGCTGCAGAAGACGATGCCTCCAAAGGACCAGCTGCCGCCACACAATCACAGCCTgttgccgaggagaaggctgaggGCACGACTGCCGAGTCGGCCTCTGAGGCTAACACCAGCATTCCAGACCGGCAAACGGCATCGTTGGTGAACAGTGGCAAACCAGAGACAAGCAAAATTCCAGACACGCTCGACACAAATGCCACGACCAATGTCAACAAGGACGATGAACCCCTCTCTCCCTCGTCCGCCGCCCTCAAGAtccccaagtccaagttcTCGACCCAGGACCTGAGATCTGCAAACACCACCCCCGCCCCTGAACAGAACGCCCGCGAGAGCAGCCCCGTCATCGTCACCGAGGACgttgaagaggaggctgATACCCAGGACGTCGCCCCAGAAACAACCAAGCTGCCCGAGACAAAGCAGCCGAAGCGCAAGGCCGCCAACATCGAGCCCATCCGCACCGACTTTTCCACCGACACCAGCCGACCGGAGTCTCAAACAGGTCACCTGTCGGACGACGAATCGTTGATGGAGGAACTGCAGAGCGCCACCCTCCAGGAGGCAAAGCCCATGCTGGTCGCCAAGAGCCCTGTTACCCCCGTCTTCCCAAGCCCGACCAAGGGCGATCGGTCGCCTCACATCATCAGGACTGTTTCGAACCCGGTCCGTGGGAACTTCCTCGCCCCTGGCGATGTGACCCAGAGCTCGGCTCGGTCTGCGAGCTCCGGGGCGGCATACTTGCACAAGGTTGCCCAGCAGCCCGTTGGACCAAACCTGTCCAAGAAGTCCAACGTGGGATCCAGTATCTCTCAGCGTATCAAGGCCCTGGAGAAGCTCTCAGCCAACTCAGGTGAGGCCAACCCCATCGCCACCAGCCGGGAGCGGCCCTCGTCAGCCTTCTTTTCTGTGAGGAGGAGTCGAGAACCTTCACGCTCGCCGTCGGTAGCAGACCGAGCCAGCTCGTTCAACCGTCAGAACCTCCGCACACCTCCCTCGAGATCCGGCTCCCGTGATGAGTCCCCAGAGAGGACGAGACGGACACGCCGGGAGCGGTCCAACTCGGTTGCCAGTCGGTTGTCCATGTTCGAGCCGCCGCTAACGGAGAGTGGTGGTTCGCCAGGAAGTACACGAGGTCCAGAGTCCATCTCAGTGACTGCTAAAATCGTCCGAGATCCGAGTCAGAAcacggccaaggccatggagcCACCCAAGGACCCGTCTGAGTACAACCCTGTGGAGCTTAAACAGTCTCCTCTCTTGGTTGACCACCAAAAGTCGGCCCCCGTCTGGACACCTGCGGCCCTTGAGATGCCTAAGGAGACCCTCTTGGAGCGGCGCATGTCCAAGGAGGGACGGAGATCCGAGTCGCGGAACAGCAAGGATAGCAAATCCCGGCGATCTTCCCTGACTGTCGTTAAGGACTTTATCAACGACCGTCGAAAGTCGCTGACCTCGCCTTCGAGCGATACTCTTCCCTCTTCGGCTGCTCCTCGCTCACCCACTCGACCCCCGTCGACACACCACAAGCGACTGTCCATCAGCAGCCGTCGATCGTCCTTCAGCCGGGACAAGGAGAACGTGCTGTCGCCCTCGGCCACTACCGAGAGCTCAGCTTCAGGTGACGAGACCAAGTCTAACAGtgacaagtccaagtctCGTGCTGCCCGCTTCATGCGTCGACTCTCATCCCTCTCCAGTTCGCGCGGCAAGACCACGCCCCCTACTGTCCTCTCCCCTACCGTCCAGGAGGAGGTGCCCGAGCCTCCCCGGCCGGCGACCACAGGCCCGCCATCGATCGTCTCATACATGGGCGACGTCAACGTGCAGTTCCCCGACAACCTCCTCTGGAAGCGACGCAACATGTGCCTTGACTCACAGGGCTTCCTCATCCTAAGTGCCCTCCCTGGCCAGAGCGGCCGCGCCGCCCAGGGCACCAAGCGCTACCACCTGAGCGAGTTCCGAACCCCCTACATCCCCGATGTTGAGGTCCAGGAGCTGCCTCACAGCGTTGTTCTTGACCTGATTGAGGGAAGCGGCGTGCAGCTTGCCTGCATGGACCGCGCAGGACAGGTCAAGGTCCTCGACA TTCTGCGGGACGCTCACGCTAGTCATGCCGTCACCTTTGGACTGTAA
- a CDS encoding PPM-type phosphatase domain-containing protein produces the protein MFGGSSNSAGNKSESDSKSDKSPSPEPSLGASAPTPIKTTDQAASGEKRSGNGSPPTRQETGGSGDKKRRSSSVSSRASSLLASAKNSLNFSSQSSRGGSSEVSSQTPLQKLGKQDPALVVPQGQHNNSAGESVPGPKSTFRVGVWEDRNKKCRRTMEDTHAFLYNFVQTPALNDTSAKDKSEGEDQESAVSDMVESDNGYFAIFDGHAGTFAADWCGKKLHIILEDIIRKNPNALIPEVLDQAFTTADAQLEKLPLKNSGCTAAVAVLRWEERASNDRSAVKPAKPEEPTETDKAKDGASSDGANATTKAAVTKTKGGNGRQRVLYTANVGDARIILCRAGKALRLSYDHKGSDEVEGKRIAAAGGLILNNRVNGVLAVTRALGDAYMKKLVTGHPYTTETVIQADSDEFIIIACDGIWDVCSDQEAVDLVRNVDDPISASKLLVDHALNRFSTDNLSCMVVRLDQTKEAAVEAEGAASQVSEADKIVSETKQKIAEGSTPAVGVSASSNASSSDPPIAVQEGEFVPTSLDEAVAEEPVHVTDPKSEEVPVLNKVVVEEARKDKPDEKA, from the exons ATGTTTGGCGGCAGTTCCAACTCTGCAGGCAACAAATCTGAAAGCGATTCGAAGTCTGACAAGTCTCCCTCGCCCGAGCCCAGTCTCGGCGCGAGTGCCCCGACTCCCATCAAGACGACCGATCAGGCCGCGAGCGGCGAGAAGCGAAGTGGAAATGGCAGCCCTCCAACCCGCCAGGAAACCGGTGGCTCGGGCGACAAGAAGCGCCGGAGTAGTAGCGTCAGCAGTCGCGCCAGCAGCCTGCTGGCCTCGGCCAAGAACTCGCTCAACTTCTCTTCTCAGAGTAGTCGCGGCGGGTCCTCTGAAGTGAGCTCGCAGACGCCTCTGCAGAAGCTTGGCAAGCAAGATCCCGCTCTAGTGGTCCCCCAGGGCCAACATAACAACTCGGCTGGAGAGTCTGTACCTGGACCCAAGTCTACGTTCCGCGTCGGCGTTTGGGAAGATAGGAACAAGAAATGCCGCCGGACCATGGAAGACACCCACGCCTTCCTGTACAACTTTGTTCAGACCCCAGCTCTAAATGATACGTCCGCAAAGGACAAGTCGGAGGGAGAGGACCAGGAGTCAGCTGTCTCTGACATGGTTGAGTCTGACAATGGCTATTTTGCCATCTTTGATGGCCATGCCGGCACCTTTGCCGCTGATTGGTGTGGCAAGAAGCTGCACATTATCCTCGAGGATATCATACGCAAGAATCCCAATGCTCTGATCCCCGAAGTTCTAGACCAGGCCTTCACGACTGCTGATGCCcagcttgagaagctcccGCTCAAGAACAGTGGCTGTACCGCGGCCGTAGCGGTGCTGCGCTGGGAGGAACGCGCCTCGAACGATCGCTCGGCTGTCAAGCCTGCTAAGCCTGAAGAGCCTACCGAAacggacaaggccaaggatggaGCCAGCAGTGATGGTGCCAATGCGACAACCAAGGCAGCCGTCACGAAAACGAAAGGAGGCAATGGACGTCAGCGTGTTCTGTACACGGCCAACGTCGGTGATGCCCGCATTATCCTTTGCCGGGCCGGAAAGGCCCTGCGCCTTTCTTACGATCACAAGGGCAGTGATGAGGTCGAAGGCAAGCGAATCGCTGCCGCTGGCGGCTTGATTCTGAACAACCGTGTGAATGGTGTTCTGGCCGTGACCCGCGCTCTCGGTGATGCTTACATGAAGAAGCTAGTCACCGGACATCCTTACACCACAGAAACGGTCATTCAGGCCGATAGCGATGAGTTTATCATCATTGCTTGCGATGGA ATTTGGGATGTGTGTAGCGACCAAGAGGCCGTTGACCTTGTGCGAAATGTTGACGACCCCATCTCTGCTTCGAAGCTGCTTGTGGACCATGCCCTAAATCGCTTCAGTACCGATAACCTATCCTGTATGGTGGTCCGACTGGACCAAACCAAGGAGGCTGCGGTCGAAGCGGAGGGTGCAGCATCTCAGGTCAGCGAGGCGGATAAGATTGTCAGTGAGACTAAGCAGAAGATTGCAGAAGGCAGCACACCTGCCGTTGGAGTATCAGCAAGTAGCAATGCTAGCAGCTCCGACCCCCCTATAGCTGTACAAGAGGGGGAGTTTGTGCCCACGTCGCTTGACGAGGCCGTTGCGGAAGAGCCTGTTCATGTCACAGACCCCAAGTCGGAGGAGGTGCCTGTTTTGAACAAGGtggttgttgaggaggctcGGAAGGACAAGCCGGACGAGAAGGCCTAG
- a CDS encoding Dynamin-type G domain-containing protein, whose product MNHDYFNGKGKGPLHQENDNESDNENASANAPRPDSASPPLGNSSSVRPNYMTVGNGTTSEHAARLQSMLDVDSGYGGSIAGDDQRAIASPAAWDMAMHHDRPASGAVHQMWYNAHRANLGRSINKVLELLQSLQEMNASWPAHYPSVQRARRDSSETSSRPGFAHAHSTMGEHSASSPPLRNPMLRRSMTSVEESTAESSRAAESRSTPEPRLVSPQIAQEFSILKLDLKLGALHQAELVHSLEKGSIASLLDGKISTSIKHLLSLRDRIEDTASKVLITGDLNAGKSTFCNALLRRKVLPEDQQPCTAIFCEVLDARENSGVEEVHAVHKKVAYDRNDESTYDVFPLQELERIVVDNETYTQCKIYVKDSRSIDESLLNNGVVDIALIDAPGLNSDTTKTTAIFARQEEIDVVVFVVSAANHFTQSAKEFIWAAAAEKAYIFIVVNGFDVIRDKKRCEKMVLDQVQGLSPRTHKESSELVHFVSSNAIPVGPSPPGGPGGGGSGSSSGGSGDPGDSDDKGKGKDREKIRDFEALEQSLRRFVLEKRARSKLAPARTYLLNILNDVQTLANVNQEVAQSELERVTQELKELEPQLESSRKARSEVSEHVDTSIEETCKEVYDHTRMALNSAIVHSASGNYDVPYPGILSAFQYAEDLKEAMLSRISDSVTNCEEYARGRTVRGVNSIKQLGLLHVGDEFQNLQFRPDVMFRRKKDALARQVHIPTELMDFVDWTTLLQRQEKYAGTGMALTVAGAVVPKMLGMNTWMDQALTATRLLSNENLRQLILPGILVAAVAASVYVLQQIPNSLPPRLATKISTQLNDLDYVHSNATRISSSVRKVLRFPADNLRVGLDQSVKDLGAKRDETIKVKGESERASRYFSNLVRQSEGERLKVESVDLDSPPAGAH is encoded by the exons ATGAATCACGATTACTTcaacggcaagggcaagggcccTTTGCATCAAGAGAACGATAACGAGTCCGACAACGAAAATGCTTCCGCGAACGCGCCCCGGCCCGATTCTGCTTCTCCGCCACTTGGGAACTCATCCTCCGTCCGGCCCAACTACATGACCGTGGGCAACGGTACCACCTCCGAGCATGCGGCGCGTCTACAGAGTATGCTAGATGTCGACTCAGGATACGGCGGTAGCATCGCTGGTGATGACCAACGTGCTATTGCTTCTCCAGCGGCTTGGGATATGGCAATGCACCATGACCGTCCTGCCTCGGGTGCTGTGCACCAGATGTGGTATAATGCCCACCGCGCGAACCTCGGTCGATCCATCAACAAGGTCCTCGAACTGCTTCAAAGTCTTCAAGAGATGAACGCTTCTTGGCCCGCTCATTACCCCTCCGTCCAGCGAGCCCGCCGTGATTCGTCCGAGACATCCTCCCGCCCCGGTTTCGCTCATGCCCACTCGACCATGGGAGAGCATAGCGCTTCATCGCCACCCCTCCGGAACCCTATGCTTCGTCGATCCATGACTTCTGTCGAAGAAAGTACTGCCGAGTCGAGCCGAGCCGCCGAGAGTCGATCTACACCCGAGCCCCGACTGGTTTCCCCTCAGATTGCTCAAGAATTCTCGATCCTGAAGCTGGACCTCAAGCTCGGGGCACTTCACCAGGCCGAGCTTGTTCACTCGCTGGAAAAGGGATCTATCGCTTCATTACTGGATGGCAAGATCAGTACCAGTATCAAGCACCTCTTGTCTCTGCGTGACCGAATCGAAGACACTGCAAGCAAGGTCCTCATCACTGGTGACCTCAACGCCGGCAAGTCAACCTTCTGCAATGCCCTTCTGCGCCGAAAGGTTCTGCCTGAAGACCAACAACCCTGCACTGCTATCTTTTGTGAGGTGCTTGATGCTAGGGAGAATTCGGGAGTGGAGGAGGTCCATGCTGTTCACAAGAAGGTCGCCTACGACCGAAATGACGAGTCGACCTACGACGTATTTCCTCTGCAAGAGTTGGAAAGGATTGTGGTCGACAACGAGACTTACACCCAGTGCAAGATCTATGTCAAGGATAGCCGGTCCATCGATGAGTCGCTTCTCAACAATGGAGTTGTGGACATCGCCCTGATTGACGCTCCTGGCCTCAACTCGGACACGACCAAGACAACAGCCATCTTTGCTCGACAGGAGGAAATTGACGTCGTAGTGTTTGTGGTTTCTGCCGCCAACCACTTCACGCAGTCCGCCAAGGAGTTCATCTGGGCTGCCGCGGCCGAAAAGGCTTACATCTTTATCGTTGTCAACGGATTTGATGTTATCCGTGACAAGAAACGATGCGAGAAGATGGTGCTGGATCAGGTTCAAGGCCTGAGCCCCCGAACACACAAGGAATCATCTGAGCTTGTTCATTTCGTTTCCAGCAATGCTATCCCCGTCGGCCCATCGCCTCCCGGGGGCCCTGGAGGCGGTGGCAGCGGAAGCTCGAGTGGGGGCAGTGGTGACCCTGGTGACAGTGatgacaagggcaagggcaaggatcgTGAGAAGATTCGTGACTTTGAGGCCCTTGAGCAATCGCTGCGGAGATTTGTGCTGGAGAAGCGTGCCAGGTCGAAGCTCGCTCCCGCCCGTACATATCTGCTCAACATCCTCAACGATGTCCAGACTCTGGCAAATGTCAACCAGGAGGTGGCTCAATCCGAACTTGAGAGAGTGACACAAGAGCTTAAGGAGCTTGAGCCTCAGCTCGAGTCGAGCCGAAAGGCCCGCTCCGAGGTCAGTGAGCACGTCGACACCAGCATCGAGGAGACGTGCAAGGAGGTTTATGACCACACCCGTATGGCTCTCAACTCGGCCATCGTTCACTCTGCGAGCGGCAACTACGATGTGCCCTATCCCGGAATTCTGAGTGCCTTCCAGTATGCCGAGGACCTCAAGGAGGCCATGCTCTCCCGCATTTCCGACTCGGTGACCAACTGCGAGGAGTACGCCCGCGGCAGGACGGTGCGTGGTGTAAACTCGATCAAGCAACTGGGTCTTTTGCATGTCGGCGATGAGTTCCAGAACCTCCAGTTCCGACCCGACGTCATGTTCCGGCGCAAGAAGGATGCCCTCGCTCGCCAGGTCCACATTCCCACCGAGCTGATGGACTTTGTCGATTGGACCACCCTGCTGCAGCGCCAGGAGAAGTACGCAGGCACTGGCATGGCTCTTACGGTTGCCGGTGCAGTTGTGCCCAAGATGCTTGGCATGAACACATGGATGGATCAGGCACTTACAGCAACCCGCCTGCTGAGCAATGAGAACCTCCGCCAGCTCATCTTGCCTGGTATTCTCGTAGCTG CTGTTGCCGCCTCTGTCTATGTTCTCCAGCAAATCCCCAACTCCCTGCCTCCTCGCCTGGCCACAAAGATCTCGACTCAGCTCAACGACCTCGACTACGTCCACTCCAACGCCACTCGCATTTCTTCGTCCGTCCGCAAGGTGCTGCGCTTCCCCGCTGACAACCTCCGCGTCGGCCTCGACCAGAGCGTCAAGGACCTCGGGGCCAAGCGCGATGAGActatcaaggtcaagggcgaGAGCGAGCGCGCCTCGCGCTACTTCTCCAACCTTGTCCGCCAGAGCGAGGGTGAGCGACTCAAGGTTGAGAGCGTTGACCTCGACAGCCCGCCCGCGGGTGCCCATTAA
- a CDS encoding Zn(2)-C6 fungal-type domain-containing protein: protein MAPYGAAQPASGASESSPAGSTITAGQQQTPAQSAANQNQSGQHKRVYQACIPCRRRKVRCDLGSVDNPHDPPCVRCRRESKECFFSATRRKRKTEDDGSDADEYIIRNGRKRLHVSGSPPPFVERRAYSTMPLTPGGSHGRNQPLRRPDGSRGGRTRRSSEFGGDGDANQTLENFEAQTVMRRGVFGPQDALDLLYKAATDSPAMEHERRESSSSARPPPPQPPHDPYNYSSNPRQTSRPPQMEQPIDPELSRPELSSQPGYVEAIKAWQRFRFVRAGWFTALEAIEYIDYYYKYLSPLTPISPPTFSNPASHVTLLYEEPILTVTLLTIASRYRKMPGTGGHCRSHAIHEQLWMYLRGMIERCLWGQEAFGGGFCVPPSASAIFDESQTSSTAPWRGLRKGSLRTLGTIESLMILTEWHPRALHFPPTEATDELVLPMESGYQPITAADEDPSKTLGHGFGGKRIESWLEPAWRSDRMCWMLLSTANGLAYELGVFDDIDELLKDDAITRPEYKEETYRQRAFRIKRLLLIYTTQLAGRLGWTNMAPSQLRTKDPAIRRQRPMSHEGTTPGTNPSSLSNAFNYVPDLDLDDQIIHCWAGISHLMEMGNERIFRSRKHTTTIIQNGKYVDILKDFAPLLRDWWREFELFTLPEFIRHILTIEYEYVRIYINSLSLQAVVERCTNQAGVTANSNHHTAQNGHPQLSPQTMINYGKLPLGQLGGFTSHDQEYIREVVEGSRNLLRTVVEGLLPGDYLKHAPVRTYFRIISGAMFLLKTFALGAPRSDVRMSIELMDSTVEALRNCVVDDVHLGIRFADLLDSLTSRLRNRFIQAPTMQQASGKGQSPIPETGPNGENEGIGMNGEDGTSWVGGHAQRLRDGLNGNHRPHSPTHEANNISATPFDLSTQNFPYPGNASLGPSTPNVVESAVANMDVSLFEDWNNQGNEMWYLPPGPAFFQNVENTSVAMGPEGVNVGGLDLLEYMAMDPSQFPGLDPSGPPTSNP from the exons TGCATCCCCTGCCGCAGACGCAAAGTCCGTTGCGACCTCGGCAGTGTCGACAACCCGCATGACCCGCCCTGCGTGCGCTGTCGCCGTGAGAGCAAAGAATGCTTCTTCAGCGCAACGCGTCGCAAGCGCAAGACTGAAGACGATGGTAGTGATGCCGACGAGTACATCATCAGGAACGGCCGCAAGCGCCTTCACGTCAGCGGGAGCCCCCCTCCATTTGTCGAACGCCGCGCTTACAGCACCATGCCGCTGACGCCCGGCGGCTCTCATGGACGTAACCAGCCCCTGCGCCGACCGGACGGCTCTAGGGGTGGCCGCACCAGGAGGAGTAGCGAGTTTGGAGGGGACGGCGACGCGAACCAGACGCTCGAGAATTTTGAGGCCCAGACTGTGATGCGGCGGGGTGTGTTTGGCCCGCAGGATGCCCTTGACCTGCTCTATAAGGCGGCTACAGACAG TCCCGCGATGGAACATGAACGCAGAGAGAGCTCTTCATCAGctcgtcctcctccccctcagcCTCCCCACGATCCCTACAACTATTCCAGCAATCCCAGGCAGACCTCGAGGCCTCCGCAGATGGAGCAGCCCATCGACCCTGAGCTGTCGCGGCCTGAGTTGAGCTCACAGCCCGGGTATGTCGAGGCCATTAAGGCATGGCAGCGCTTTCGCTTCGTCCGTGCCGGCTGGTTCACGGCGCTCGAGGCGATCGAGTACATCGACTA CTACTACAAATACCTTTCCCCTCTGACACCCATCTCACCACCGACCTTCAGCAATCCCGCCTCTCATGTCACCTTACTTTATGAAGAACCTATCCTCACAGTCACCCTCCTCACGATCGCATCGCGATACCGGAAAATGCCGGGTACTGGCGGACATTGTCGATCACACGCCATCCACGAACAGCTCTGGATGTACCTGCGCGGCATGATCGAGCGGTGTCTATGGGGCCAAGAGGCATTCGGAGGCGGATTCTGCGTCCCACCCAGTGCCAGCGCCATCTTTGACGAGAGTCAGACCAGTAGTACAGCGCCTTGGCGTGGATTGCGCAAGGGCAGTCTGCGGACATTAGGAACAATCGAGTCATTGATGATCCTAACAGAGTGGCATCCACGGGCACTACACTTCCCACCCACAGAAGCCACTGACGAGTTGGTTTTGCCCATGGAGAGCGGCTATCAGCCCATCACGGCTGCCGATGAAGACCCGAGTAAGACCCTAGGCCATGGCTTTGGTGGCAAGAGGATCGAGAGCTGGCTCGAGCCTGCATGGAGAAGTGATCGAATGTGCTGGATGCTGCTCAGTACCGCCAACGGACTTGCATACGAACTGGGTGTCTTTGATGATATTgacgagctgctcaaggACGACGCCATCACGCGCCCTGAGTACAAAGAGGAAACATATCGGCAGCGAGCTTTCCGAATCAAGCGGCTACTACTCATCTACACGACACAGTTGGCTGGACGCCTCGGCTGGACCAACATGGCACCGTCTCAACTCCGAACAAAGGACCCTGCCATCCGCCGACAGCGGCCTATGTCACATGAGGGCACCACGCCAGGAACGAACCCTTCGTCCCTGTCAAATGCCTTCAACTACGTTCCAGACCTGGACCTCGACGACCAGATCATCCACTGCTGGGCGGGAATCAGCCATCTTATGGAGATGGGTAACGAGAGGATCTTCCGCTCCCGGAAGCACACGACGACGATCATTCAAAATGGCAAGTACGTCGATATCCTCAAGGATTTTGCGCCCCTGCTGCGTGACTGGTGGAGAGAGTTTGAGCTGTTCACACTGCCCGAGTTCATACGCCATATCTTGACCATCGAGTACGAGTATGTTCGCATCTATATCAACTCGCTCTCACTGCAAGCTGTCGTTGAGCGCTGCACAAACCAAGCCGGAGTGACGGCGAACTCGAACCACCACACTGCACAAAACGGACACCCACAATTGTCGCCTCAGACCATGATTAACTATGGGAAGCTGCCGCTGGGACAGCTTGGTGGTTTCACTTCGCATGACCAGGAATACATCCGTGAGGTGGTTGAGGGAAGTCGAAACCTCCTCCGCACCGTTGTCGAGGGCCTCCTGCCGGGAGACTATCTCAAGCACGCCCCTGTTCGAACATACTTCCGTATCATTAGTGGTGCTATGTTCCTGCTCAAGACCTTTGCGCTCGGTGCCCCGCGATCAGACGTCCGAATGAGCATCGAATTGATGGATTCAACCGTTGAGGCGCTCCGCAACTGCGTCGTGGATGATGTGCATTTGGGTATCCGGTTCGCGGACCTACTCGACTCTCTGACGAGCCGCCTTCGAAACCGCTTCATCCAGGCGCCCACGATGCAGCAGGCTTCTGGCAAGGGTCAGAGTCCTATCCCTGAGACAGGACCAAATGGCGAAAACGAGGGTATTGGCATGAATGGCGAGGACGGTACAAGCTGGGTCGGAGGTCACGCCCAAAGACTTCGAGATGGGCTGAACGGAAACC ACCGACCTCACTCACCTACACATGAAGCCAACAACATTTCGGCCACCCCGTTTGATCTCTCGACGCAGAACTTCCCCTATCCCGGCAACGCCTCTCTCGGCCCGTCGACTCCCAACGTTGTCGAGAGCGCCGTGGCCAACATGGATGTCAGCCTCTTCGAGGACTGGAACAACCAGGGCAACGAGATGTGGTATCTCCCCCCCGGACCAGCATTCTTCCAGAACGTCGAGAACACGTCGGTCGCTATGGGCCCCGAGGGCGTCAACGTAGGGGGGCTCGACCTGCTCGAGTACATGGCCATGGACCCCTCCCAGTTCCCGGGTCTGGATCCATCTGGTCCACCGACGAGCAACCCGTAG